A window from Rhinolophus sinicus isolate RSC01 linkage group LG18, ASM3656204v1, whole genome shotgun sequence encodes these proteins:
- the DEXI gene encoding dexamethasone-induced protein, translating into MPGARVAAHLDALGPLVPYVPPPLLPSMFYVGLFFVNVLILYYAFLMEYIVLNVGLVFLPEDMDQALVDLGVLSDPGSGLYDADSELDVFDGYLE; encoded by the coding sequence ATGCCCGGCGCCCGGGTCGCGGCCCACCTGGACGCACTGGGCCCCCTGGTCCCCTAcgtgccgccgccgctgctgcccTCTATGTTCTACGTGGGCCTGTTCTTTGTCAATGTGCTGATCCTGTACTACGCCTTCCTCATGGAGTACATCGTCCTCAACGTAGGCCTCGTCTTCCTGCCCGAGGACATGGACCAAGCGCTCGTGGACCTCGGCGTGCTCTCCGACCCCGGCTCGGGACTCTACGATGCCGACTCAGAACTTGATGTCTTCGATGGTTACTTGGAATAG